CGCAAACTGTATCATCGAACTGTGTATCGAAATGTTATCCAACATCAGCAAAATCTTCCAAACTATGTTTACCATCTTTTGTATATATTCAGGATGcttatagcggagtcgattaagccatgtccgtctgtctgttgaaatcaactttccgaagcccccaaataacttacatacacgatttatacattaatatctccggaattcttctgCCTCGGTTGCTAgctataaggaaaaaaaccaggacaacctcgatttttgacctatttttgacctaatcTGGATTactggataaaaaaaaattttaaattaaaaaaataaaaaaacaactttggaaaaaaaattttgtttacctaaaaatatttaaaatttttattttgaagtataatttggtgaagggtttataagattcggcacagccgaatatagctctcttacttgtttttatacaatttggaaaaattgttgttaatgcttttgttgcatttttttttatttgacatttttatcaaatatgtaGTCAGTTGCTTCAAATTGCACAtaattgaaaaaagtggtttcatgaaacatgtcgctGTAGGAgtaaatttgcacaaatgggaaacttaagtcTACttgtgaaaattgtttaaatgaaatcaacattttgatatacatacatcataaaaattttaaaaagtttagagAAATCTCACTTCTTAAAAACTGTAtgtattacaaataaaactCACCACACTAGACTAGTCTCTAGTCGTAGACAAAAACCACAGACACTTGCTTGGTTTGTGTTTAAGTAGTAAAACTTGTAACGATCTCGAAATGGGTTAAAAAACAATAGTCAAAAAAATTCATAGCACAACCTAGGGagcaaaaataattaattattgtgTGTATTATACATTACAAATGTTTGGCTAGTCACACGATAATTAAGTAGGAAAAAATtaatacctttttaaaaaatttgttaccccctaaaataccctttattatataaataataattataatttgccatacattttttttcactaataaattaaaaaaaaatatattttttaaataaaacaaaattgaaaataaattttaatctttttatacccttcaccttcgtgagaagggtatataaaagtttgtcattccgtttgtaatttccacaacataattttccgaccctataaagtatatattagagtgttaatttcaaaaatttgatttgtgggtatcatcatttttctgaaggtttttgcgtaaataaaaataatggcgtccgtttttttttggaatattttcactccttgtggtagTTCAATGCACCTAAAGTcgcggattttgagcacatttttctgtagagcaaaaacggttgaacatattgcaaatctgattttaaCCGAAACCACGGttttcaaggcctaaaaccgaaaccgacaattattctgcggtttttacttttaaactattctcagtagaaaaattaaaaattaagaaatgaaaaacaaattttttattggtatttaaaaaataatgaacaaCAACATTTAAGATTCTGATGATTCATTCAATTAATGTCTTAATCTTTAGACTTCTTTAAATAGCTTAAATTGTACCTATTACAATATGTAATTGCTTCAGGTGATGTAGCGGACTGCCTTTCACAGGCTAGGCAAGGAAATCTTTTAATATAGAATGACACAAactcatttgaaaatattgataatttccTGACGACTgaacttctttaattttttaaaaaaataatacaaaatttgtacaaCAAAGTCATAAGGTCTgatcatttactttcccagtaaatacttgcaacgagagaataaaatcaaaatttacaaaattactctcttaaaatctcaaaaatagtaaaaagtaaatgaacgcttttccagtaacaattgttttatacacacaattttcatatttttcaattttattgaaaattctttttttatattttttcacgacaaaaataaaattgaaaataaataaacaataacacaaaacatatgaaatataagctgctaactattacgagttcaaataagaacttgtaatagtttgcaacgagagagcactctctaaaatttatacgctcttgaatttttctctacttgcaagttttttgagttaatgaacacttttccagtaacaattgttactaactagtaacaacttttagttattgaacatagctataattattttcaaatatccgatGGAACTAGCTGATCCCATTTAGAAGAAAgaatgcctaatttcatatttctgggtccattattttaGAAActacaaaaaagaaattaaccactaaagtcaccttctgtgaaaaaaaaaccgaaacctatcggttttcaattttttaaaaccgaaaccgcggttttgaaattcttccgttttttggaaactctactaTAATCTGAATTATTGCATCTTTTTAACTTCATAATCAAACTGTTGTGTAGTGTTAATctctattaatttttattccaaaaacatagttttttttttattttttgctgcaAACTACTTTCTACCcaattccatatttttttataaaatatagaaaagtaTCATACAAGCaagacttttttattatttttttcttgtatgTTCAGTGTTTGGGCAAGATGCACTCAGTAAAGAGACCACACAAAACTTAACTCTGTTAGATAAAGTTAAAATTATAGGTCAGTTAAAAATGTGTAAGTGGACATgaattgactttaaaatttgtcattgatcatttatttaatgattttggaaaaaatcaaattttttccaaaattacaaggtccggaccaataaattttgatagaggagaaaaaaaagacacgtgtatcggcgttttaaaagtttacatctgaatttcatttgaggagaggttaaagtttcccaactttGGCAcatcttattgttaatcggcataagaaaccatgtgatcctaacattttaggtataacatgtgttcagcaaatttatgtaaaatgttgtagaatatgttaaccctctaaatcctcaaggcatgggtcttttttgtccttcttttaaaaaagagcaaaaaacaccattaaaacaggcattaaaggggttaaaatgttccgcaaaaatattatccgtgaaattttactataagttccTGAatatgtgtgtgaagttaaatattccagcaagattcatctgcccatcttctcccatttccaagaaatttagattcatcttccaaaaaaaaaaatttttttcggaaaatttaaatttctctatcagaactcgtaCTATTAAAAGTTATGACCACGtatcatgatagaccaacacctatctaaatattccagcaagatacatctgcccatcttctcccatttccaagaaatttagattcatcctcccaagaaatttaaatgtcCAAATCATAATAGACCAACACCCTTCCTAAATATTctagcaagattcatccgcccatcttctcccaatTTCCaggaatttagattcatccatccattataagtaaattttaaaaattccgaaaaaatttaaaaatatgtttgacatttatgatttgacttagtttttggaaaaagcgGGAGATTAGTTCCCGTATCCAACGTGAGTGGTCCATTTGGTTCAACCGTGTGattattattccattttgaatacaccTACCTTGATTTCCAATGTTTAACAGTTCTATGTTAGCCTTTAAACAGAACTCTGTTAACTCAACTGGGGTGTGTCTAGGGTTatatatttcgaaatttaacttcAGACACATttcctgaatacaccaaaacggaaaattcaaccagaaagtcagaaataagacacaacaaaagagagcctagggttaatttcgcatttattaagaattttattttaaagtaccccaaaaatttagcatgaaaaaaaaaatagttcaaatttaaccGAACTATGAGAAATTCAGTTACAAActaaaaatgcttaaaatggCTTCACTCTTGATCACTTAGTGACCCTGAATTAACAATTGACTCCACACTACAATACCTGTTATGTATAACGTAACCAATTGACCACTATTGACTCCCTTTGGAGTCAGCCACGTAATTAGACATTAGTAAAAATTACTGACTAACTTGTAAAACTGTTTAAAACAATAACATCTACCGAATGCGAAAGTATTTCTGGTAAATCTAGTTTaacattcggcacagccgaacatAGCATTCTAACTTGTTTCTACATCCATTAGTATGGTATTTTTcgcaaatgtaaattttgtttagtatTCAGACTGTaaacaaaactgatttttgAACTGTCTGGGCagatgattattttttaaaataccgGTCTTTCTTTACAAATTAGCTATCTGGTAAAagtttattgtttaattaaataattaaactgTAAACATAAACACTATGTAACTGttaacaaatacaatttaataaacaaacgtatgtatgtattttacagtgtaaatttacatgaaaacaataaaaagtgAAACCAGTTCATTGAGAAAAAAACATTCGCACTATGTACCTGTTAgttgttttataatattaataataaatatttgttttatttatttattttaattcatgtatttaattaaacattacGATTACATGACGTAatggaaatttcatttaaattgtcATATTTATGCATCATTATTGTCTTTTTTGcggcttttttaaatataaataaattaaatatttacatgtCTGCTAATATCAGAAAAGGCGCCacataaattatttcaaaattcttggaatttttagtagaaatgttttttataactaATTAAAACTAACGAAAAttcgtttaaacaaaaatttaaatatagaaattggtaaaaaatttgaaaaaatttagcagatatttgcaaaatgtttaacataaacattaaattaatgaattgtATTTATTGTATGTTGTACATTCCAGAGTGATAGGTGTttctattttttagaaaaaaatttgaaactaTGAAATACTATTTCTAAATTGACAGTTCTAATGTTTGTATCTTAGCAATACAGCACTAAAATATATGgatttgtttagaaatatttagCACAAGTTTAATTGACTGAGCTATATACAATATAAAGAATGTATAgagttatttttgaaaaattctatttggaaatagtagttttttttatacccttcaccttcgtgagaagggtatatataagtttgtcattccgtttgtaatttccacaatataattttccgaccctataaagtatatatattctggctcattatagatagcggagtcgattaagccatgcccatctgtctgtctgtctgtcgaaatcaactttccgaagcccccttccggctcggttcctatttaaaatcgagaaaatcagttcacaaatggctgagatataaggaatcgatttttgacctatatctggattacttagtcattaatatagacaatacggatatctaatgatagatatttcaaagacaattCACCACGTATATTAgaccatagtatgttggacctacaatttgtcaaaatcggaaaaaatatttcttaacccgaatttttgttcaccaaaagttttttttttcgctaaatactaaaaaacaaactaaaatttaaaaatttaaaaaaataattttccaaaatttataaaacaaatttggaaaaaacaaatttgtttacctaaaaatatttaaaatttttattttgaagtataatttggtgaagggaatataagattcggcttgTTTATATACactgagaaaacagattcgtagtggcaaccgataaaataaaatttcagaaggggtaacaaaagtttggttgccacaactgaaattcttctttatcaactgactttctgttgatagagaAATTCGGCTGACACTACGATGTGTatgattataaataataatgttaTGTTCATATATATAACAGTGATCGGCACacataaacaataaacaatagattccaaaaaaaaacaacaccaccaaaaaaaaccaaccactttctttaaaattttaaaaaaatagtataaaaacCACAAACATTAACATGTTGTAATAATAGACATTtcatgttctctttatgccgacaACTGCCTTATAATCTGTTTATGATTTCTTACAGTATTTtgattacaattttttataaaattttgttaaagtgagcgaattcacttaattgtgaataaattcgaaaagaatccatcgatttttatcttcgatatctcattttgtggctttgcgataaagtgataaatctgaacaatttctaccgttttcgatttttcatgattttttttaaaccaaaaaaattggatatttttatataaaaaatatattttttgcttcaatttgttattataactcccaaactactgagccgattaaaacgcaatatatatgtaaaattttgtatatagcatggggaaaatgttatcaatattcaatcaatcgaaagaagaacattaactactcaattttatgtatatcaaacaaaaaagttaaattttgtgaaaatgagcgaattcacttaattgtgaataaattcgaaaagaatccatcgatttttatgttctcattttgttgctattatatgcggctttgtgttttttaaaacacaaaaattttctattttcatttaagaaaaatatattttttgcttcaatttgttattacaactccgatactactgagccgattaaagcGTAATattcacagagaaaacagattcgtgatagcaaccgaatttattgtCAATCGAATCAtacggttgcacacatagaatttttcggttctatcaatagaaagtcagttgataaagaagaatttcgattgaaGCAACAAAACTTGTATTACCCTTTTCAAAAttgtgtagccacaactgtaaaatttggtcagtaaggtagaatcattcgattggcatcaaattcggttgctaacacgaatctgttttctctgtgtataaacggattaaaggttatgtaaattttaacttttctaagtttactttaataatatcggactaaccctttttgagttatcataaattatgtggagaaacatctaaaaaaattcaaaattttagaaaaaatccatagaattaaaaaaatttaaaatttttttacttaggtaaccacacgcagagaaaaaatatagttgggcatggttactgtaaccatttcaatattgttacaagttttttaactatattatagtcacagtaaccatttacatgattgtggtaaccataatatggttaactcacgattcacatgattgtctcaaccatatatatggttacagtaaacatatatatgtttgtgacaaccatttatatgatgaaggacttatcatattatggtgctctcggcttaaggcttatcataatctgagaacaacatattatgataaaattattcatcataaatatggttgccacaaacatatatatgtttactgtaaccatatatatggttgagacaatcatgtgaatcgtaagataaccatattatggttaccacaatcatgtaaatggttactgtgactataatatagttaaaaaacttgtaacactatataaatggttacagtaaccatgcccaattatattttttctctgcgtgcatgaggcatcaaatctatatattgGTTAGTTGAGCCTTTTTTCtgttgagagaccttgaaagacgattttgtgtgtctgaaatgctgcctcatggctataaaagaaaatcatttttgcaccgaataattacttgcgatgaaaaatgcatCCGTTACGATAACccggtcctatctattatgcgCTGTTGAACTGtagtttagaaaagttttttttggaagaaaTTCGGTATATCGGGacctattggagatattgttacgtggTTGGAGCtaaggtgttttcgagttgatttgcagtTGTTCAGTTCTCTACTAGTTGGTTTTTTAGATGTGGCGAGCTACGGagggtcgattttttttctaaaatatcacctttattggtgataaaattttaaataaaataaaaaaacttgctaacagttatcttgtCCCTATAAATAGTTAAACCCATCCAAAGttgaaacatgtaaaaatggccgtatattttaagttttttctcaaaaagccccaaaaattttatatttttcttcatgaaaaatcatcatatcataatttttttaggttttaaaaatgcaaaaaaaatttataaaaaactccattttcaaatttttaaaaattttgttaaacaaattttagaattttttgatcatcacattgacaacataatagggaataaaaatgtgaaaaagtatgtcaatacctcctagaTTTTCCGTACCtccgatataaattttgcgattttcgagaaaaactaattttttgtttaatatttaacattGATAACAGTTTTAAGATATTGACAAACAATTTTCCTAAGCAATTTTTAAATCAGTgatgtttttataaattaatatttagagtCTTTAGAATATActcattagggatataactattgcaaatttttgcaaattggcatagcatagtcgtatagagtattaaaaaatataaaaaaccacggtattattttttcgcggttgttaaaaaagttcacgcaccaaacgcaataaagtttttcatgaaatattttcaattattttgaaatacaatatattttactttaataataactgcggacatacttcaaaagataatttttaaataagggaagtatccctcacacttgcaaaaaaaaaatatgaaattatttatttaatttttcagagaaaaaaaagtttggtttattttagaaaaccacgtggtggtatgccaaaaatatcgccaaaattagttatatgcctAATACTCATGAATAAAATCTGTATAATAAAGAAGTACCTAAAAACATAAATGAAATTGTAAATTTCTGGTTAattaacaattctttttttgtttcacatatacatttgttgttattcCAATAGAAGAAAAATCGAGAAATATTTGGATCTGATGTTATCAAAAAAACAGctgttattgaaaattaaattttcaaatgcaaatatttcctaagttataagagacaattgatagctacgacgaggtttatTGTAGTgttcgatgaggagattctactaagaaataggatcgttttaaaaatttaacaattaggTGTCCTAATTTGCGGACCTCTGGCCGCACCCCTGGTGGGCCAATGTGGAcaaagttcaaaacttaaattcaacAATACTTCTTCTTTGCGTATGTCAAATATCATTCAAATCgagctaagggtttagaagttacaaatttatttccctcttatctttttctataccactgtgcagcaggaaatttagttttaaagcagtggtcggcactcataaCCACCATGGGCCGAACGTAATCAGTTATTGACTTGTAAACATCGTAAATGTCAAcgaagtttataaaatttatcagaAACAATAATCTCTTTATGCCGAACACTGTTACAAAGGCATATGATTATTTATGGAATTTGTCATAATATTTACACATGTAactaatttactttattttaaaataagttaaGCAGCTAATAGGAAGTGATTAATACctataattgtaaataaataatttaatatttattagtaGCTATAATTAGGgaataaaacattataaaaatatgaaaaaagctaattaattgaaaagtttattaaactattaaaaggGGGTTGAGTCTTccgttattgtttgaaaatgttCTCACTGTGAATCATTCAAAATCCTATATAATAAGAGCGAAAGGTATTCTCAGTTGCATTTATTCCTGGGTCCAGCTTAGCCAACACTTTGTTGAGTTATTTTGGGTTCAAGGGGGGTTATTCGATTCGacagaaaattttttgaaagttaATTCTAGGTGAAAGAAAATCCAACCTAAATTTAATAAACTCATGCTGGAATTCCTACAATTTCTGGAGTTAgatgtaattttttatatattttttttttaattttgcattgACCTTACTCTTTAGATAAATGTGATTTTGCAATTTGaactcatttaaatttttaatttaactattacCAATGTGTGTTAGGAGAATATATAAAACGTTCAAATCATTGTTGAGCACtttagttgaaatatataaCTTTAGGAGTGAGTAGTTAACGTTGCAATTTTAGAAACTATATAAATGGAAGTAAAATACTTGATTCATGTTCTGATACTAGTCAGCTGTTGTCTTGGTGCATGGGGGGGTTTACGTAAGTATATATTGACCTAGGCCTTATAAAGGTATATgacttttaaataattgtgtCTGTCTCTCCAGCTCCTGAAATAGAAAAATGCAAGTCGACCGATAACGACGACTGTATAGCCAAGAATATACTAAAAGTTCTGCAACTCTATCCTCATGGTTATGCTGAAATGGGGTTACCAGATGTTTCCTCAATAGTCGTTAAAGATATCGTATTGTCGGAAAGTAAACGTGATTCACCCatacaattaaatttcaaattcaataCATTAACCGTTAAAGGCCTGGaaacgttaaaaattttacGTGTTCATGgatttaataagaatttaacaaaaagtattGAAATTGAGTTTCTGATTCCTAAAATTACCATCGATGGGGACTATGAAATTAATGGAAAACTTTTGCTTTTGCCCTTGAATGGAAAAGGTTTGGGTAATATTGCTTTAAAGGATGTTTACTCCAAGTACAAGGTGAAGGTACAAGTGGTTAATCGTAATAATACGAATTATGGTGTAATAGATAAGATACAGCTGAAAGAGTTAGATCCAAAGAAGTAAGTTCTGTTATGTGAACCATAAAATCATGTTCATGCTTCCTATTAGTTCGGTTACACATTTTAGCACAAATTAGTTTGAagttgtttactcttacaagtattttgtaagagtaaacagtagggtattcaatcgattaaccgttaatcggttaaccgattaattttgaacggttaactgttcgaataatttaaaattgccgattttcgaataacaaataaaccgattaatttgtgtcgatcaaccgaaattcctttttttttgcactttaacacattgactgccacgtcggacacatatgtgtgacactgcactatgcggtttacgccacgtcggacacatatgtccgacacgacttttattctctctagccatgtctTACAATAGTGCTGgactttaagaattttttcggtGTTGCCTGgaagttcctcatcaaaacAGTAATCTTCACATTCGTTATCACTTTCTGAAgttgtactgagtattttttctaactcagtatcccataaaaaattccttttcgccatttcgtaaaaccctcttatttataaaaaaaaaactgtttctaagcagtaaatattactgacagtagcctaaattccaatattgacgttttc
The nucleotide sequence above comes from Calliphora vicina chromosome 1, idCalVici1.1, whole genome shotgun sequence. Encoded proteins:
- the LOC135963527 gene encoding circadian clock-controlled protein daywake-like translates to MEVKYLIHVLILVSCCLGAWGGLPPEIEKCKSTDNDDCIAKNILKVLQLYPHGYAEMGLPDVSSIVVKDIVLSESKRDSPIQLNFKFNTLTVKGLETLKILRVHGFNKNLTKSIEIEFLIPKITIDGDYEINGKLLLLPLNGKGLGNIALKDVYSKYKVKVQVVNRNNTNYGVIDKIQLKELDPKKMIFNLQNIVNNNAILSESINGVINENWSDLWLEIKSNTIRYVEDIIRNILNDILKELPVDEFYLD